Proteins found in one Mucilaginibacter gracilis genomic segment:
- a CDS encoding alpha-glucuronidase family glycosyl hydrolase translates to MRQLFLILFVLATLGLSFTARAENGYDLWLRYKPVSTNLRGQYEKYFKTICFPAATDRLKAGRDELIQGFGGLLGIQPSAGTPAQSSLVVLTLDKIGTLKKFITDAEIQQIGNEGFIIKTISEAGRTRLVLTAKSDLGILYGTFRILQLMQTGKSLSALNITDYPKTMIRILDHWDNPNRTVERGYAGFSIWNWHKLPGYIDPRYVDYARANASIGINGSVLNNVNANIQMLTPAYLEKVKALADAFRPYGIRVYLSVKFDSPIELGHLKTADPLDPEVIKWWNAKTDEIYSYIPDFGGFLVKANSEGQPGPQSYGRSHADGANMLGNALAPHHGIVMWRAFVYDDKVPDDRFKQAYNEFKPLDGKFNANVIIQIKNGPIDFQPREPFHPLLGALPNTSVMLELQLTQEYLGFSTHLVYEAPLFKECLESDTYTHGQNSTVGRIIEGKYNPALLTGMAGVANIGTDINWCGHPFAQANWYAFGRLAWNPHNDAASIADDWLRMTFNNEAAFINPMKREMLHSRENTVNYMTPLGLHHIMGASGHYGPGPWTDNLGRADWTAVYYHKADTAGIGFDRTETGSNALNQYAPQVQRYFGDLKTCPDEYLLWFHHLGWQYSMRSGKTLWEEMVHHYYTGVDSVTKMQQVWKSLSPYVDPTRFKEVEQLMAVQHEEAVRWRNSCVLYFQTFSRKPIPAGYEVPEHDLSYYRNLHFPNIPGQGVN, encoded by the coding sequence ATGAGACAACTCTTTTTAATATTGTTTGTACTAGCCACCTTAGGGCTTAGCTTTACCGCCCGAGCTGAAAACGGATATGATTTGTGGTTGAGGTATAAGCCGGTTAGCACCAACCTGAGAGGGCAATATGAGAAATATTTTAAAACGATTTGTTTTCCGGCTGCGACAGATCGTTTGAAAGCCGGCCGAGACGAACTGATACAGGGGTTCGGTGGGCTTCTTGGTATTCAGCCTTCTGCAGGCACGCCGGCTCAAAGCAGCCTCGTGGTTCTAACGCTTGACAAGATTGGCACGCTAAAAAAATTTATAACAGATGCAGAAATTCAGCAGATCGGCAATGAGGGTTTTATTATTAAAACGATCAGCGAGGCCGGACGAACCCGATTGGTTCTTACAGCCAAATCTGACCTAGGCATTTTATACGGTACCTTTCGCATCCTGCAGTTGATGCAAACGGGTAAAAGCCTGTCGGCTCTAAACATTACCGACTACCCTAAAACGATGATTCGCATACTGGACCACTGGGACAATCCCAACAGAACGGTGGAACGCGGCTATGCCGGTTTTTCCATTTGGAACTGGCACAAATTGCCGGGTTACATTGATCCGCGATATGTGGATTATGCCCGGGCAAATGCCTCTATCGGTATCAACGGCTCCGTACTCAACAATGTGAACGCAAATATCCAGATGCTTACACCGGCGTATTTAGAGAAAGTTAAAGCATTGGCTGATGCTTTTCGCCCTTATGGCATTCGTGTTTACTTATCCGTTAAATTTGATAGCCCGATTGAGCTGGGTCATTTGAAGACTGCTGACCCGCTTGACCCGGAAGTGATCAAATGGTGGAATGCAAAAACGGACGAGATTTATAGTTATATACCTGATTTTGGCGGCTTCCTGGTTAAAGCCAACTCGGAAGGGCAGCCAGGCCCACAAAGCTACGGGCGCAGCCATGCTGACGGAGCTAACATGCTGGGTAATGCGCTTGCCCCGCATCACGGAATAGTTATGTGGCGAGCTTTTGTTTATGATGACAAGGTGCCCGACGACCGGTTTAAACAAGCTTATAACGAATTTAAACCACTGGACGGGAAGTTCAACGCCAATGTTATTATTCAGATTAAGAATGGCCCGATAGATTTTCAGCCGCGCGAGCCATTCCATCCCTTGTTGGGAGCACTGCCCAACACCTCCGTAATGCTGGAGTTGCAACTTACTCAGGAATATTTGGGTTTTTCAACACATTTGGTTTACGAAGCTCCTTTGTTTAAGGAGTGCCTGGAATCTGATACTTATACACATGGCCAAAACAGCACAGTTGGGCGCATTATAGAAGGGAAATACAACCCTGCATTACTAACCGGCATGGCCGGTGTTGCTAACATAGGTACCGATATTAATTGGTGCGGGCACCCTTTTGCCCAGGCCAATTGGTATGCCTTTGGCAGGCTGGCCTGGAATCCGCATAATGATGCGGCATCTATCGCCGACGACTGGTTACGTATGACATTCAATAACGAAGCCGCCTTTATCAACCCCATGAAGCGCGAGATGCTTCATTCCCGTGAAAATACGGTTAATTACATGACCCCGCTTGGGCTGCACCATATTATGGGCGCAAGCGGTCATTATGGACCGGGGCCATGGACAGATAACCTGGGCCGTGCAGATTGGACGGCTGTTTATTATCACAAAGCCGACACCGCAGGCATTGGCTTTGACCGTACCGAAACCGGCAGCAATGCCCTCAACCAATACGCCCCCCAAGTACAACGCTATTTTGGGGATCTGAAAACCTGCCCTGATGAATATCTCCTTTGGTTCCACCATCTTGGATGGCAATACAGCATGAGGTCCGGTAAAACCTTATGGGAAGAAATGGTCCATCATTATTATACCGGGGTGGATTCCGTAACTAAAATGCAGCAGGTGTGGAAGTCCCTCAGCCCCTATGTAGACCCCACCCGGTTTAAGGAAGTTGAACAACTGATGGCCGTGCAACATGAAGAAGCGGTTAGGTGGCGAAACTCCTGTGTATTATATTTCCAAACCTTTTCGCGCAAGCCTATACCGGCGGGCTATGAGGTGCCAGAACATGACCTTAGCTATTACCGCAACCTGCACTTTCCAAATATACCCGGACAAGGCGTTAATTAA
- a CDS encoding glycoside hydrolase, translating into MKKKLLALSGAIMLLASCAKQAAQQQITDDVLKSAATIDTSAVQQTIQGFGGASILAWQADLTSDQRTKAFSTSSGIGLSILRVMVPTSSSSFAAEKPTIDAAKGFGAKVIATAWNAPPSMMTGVHLNTGSYADFAAHISSYNSAVGGVYAVSPFNEPNYGGSGWMEATATEVANFVAAQGSNCGAAVMAPEPFNMDQTYINTYLSNATAKSKTSFVCGHIYGKTPYNLGAIDKSVWMTEHYTNSTISGNDWGNAMAAAKEIHDCMNAGYAAYVWWYIRRFYGPIDESSNITKLGYVMAQYSRYVRPGYSKISCTTNPLTGVYVTAYKNGTKLVIVIVNQNNATIAQSFDLSGVSVTGFSRYSTDSSSNLAYSAVSASGSHFSINLAPSSVTTLVSN; encoded by the coding sequence ATGAAAAAAAAATTATTGGCCCTCTCCGGGGCGATCATGTTGCTGGCCAGTTGCGCCAAGCAGGCAGCTCAGCAACAAATTACTGATGATGTATTGAAAAGCGCCGCGACAATTGATACGAGCGCCGTACAGCAGACTATCCAAGGCTTTGGCGGAGCAAGTATCCTTGCCTGGCAGGCCGACCTAACCAGCGATCAAAGAACAAAAGCCTTTTCAACTTCAAGCGGCATCGGTTTGAGCATATTGCGCGTAATGGTACCCACCAGCAGTAGCAGTTTTGCAGCAGAAAAACCTACGATAGACGCGGCGAAGGGCTTTGGTGCCAAGGTGATAGCCACAGCCTGGAATGCGCCGCCCAGTATGATGACAGGTGTACACTTGAATACCGGCTCCTATGCTGATTTTGCCGCACACATCAGTTCGTATAATTCCGCGGTGGGTGGAGTATACGCGGTTAGTCCATTCAATGAGCCAAATTACGGTGGCTCTGGGTGGATGGAAGCCACGGCAACAGAAGTTGCCAATTTCGTGGCTGCACAGGGCAGTAACTGCGGAGCTGCTGTGATGGCTCCCGAACCTTTCAATATGGATCAAACTTATATCAATACGTATCTCAGCAACGCTACAGCGAAATCAAAAACCAGTTTTGTATGCGGCCATATTTATGGAAAAACGCCTTACAATCTGGGAGCTATAGACAAATCGGTGTGGATGACTGAACATTATACCAATTCTACCATCAGCGGAAACGACTGGGGTAACGCCATGGCTGCGGCTAAAGAGATCCATGATTGTATGAATGCTGGCTACGCCGCCTACGTGTGGTGGTATATCCGAAGGTTTTACGGCCCAATCGATGAAAGCAGTAACATCACTAAGCTTGGCTATGTAATGGCTCAATACTCACGGTATGTTAGGCCTGGCTACAGTAAAATTTCGTGCACGACAAACCCCTTAACAGGCGTATATGTAACCGCCTACAAAAACGGCACCAAGCTTGTAATCGTTATTGTGAATCAAAACAATGCGACGATAGCTCAGAGCTTTGATTTGAGCGGCGTATCTGTTACGGGTTTCAGTCGCTACTCTACCGACAGCTCTTCTAACCTGGCTTATAGCGCCGTTAGTGCTAGCGGGAGCCACTTTAGTATCAACCTGGCACCTTCGAGTGTAACTACGCTGGTTTCTAATTAA
- a CDS encoding hybrid sensor histidine kinase/response regulator transcription factor gives MSSAQGIINFTSITTKEGISSNTIYTMVKDRYGLMWFGTSNGLSRYDGTNFTIYRHEPNNPASMPGNEVLSLYEDRTGKIWIGTGAGGLSYYDRTKDRIVSYPTDGSWPEQGSVSPRAILQDDQGKLWVGTYGNLRLIDLSNGHTTRMVFHDTPNNMDYSFVVLSLFEDSRRQIWVGTNKGLFLYDRQKGYVKKYGWKPNAQVNLSNSTFKGITEDRKGDIWLATLDGLGQLKPDGTLKVYRHRTDGANAISSNAVFAVKLDKDGKVWIGTEEGLDILDPLTGSFQVLQPDPRNLFSLKSKSIRSIYIDNTGIYWVGTFGRGIAKYDKNLPLFNLKQSDPFDPWGLRSNSVLSFTESANGQIYVGTDGAGIEVFNRETGLFKPLIIKSKLDKTGLGIVVFRLYIDKSGFLWAGTYRNGLFRINLSDGSYEQFTAGKGQLNNDNVNSLAEDGRGNLWIGTIGGGVNIYNFKLRTFQQFNSSTFPPGFKQPLPLNDFISSIAKSPKGDMWIGSAGTGLAVFNPVTGKVIHYTRAHKELPYDVVEHLFFSKDGLLWLSTEGGLSFLDEQTHKITTYSEKDGLGNGMVKGILEDNSGLIWVSTDRGISSFNRSTKTFRNFNAENGVQQSSFTTAATMKSANGDLFFGGLEGFNFFNPATLPDTRSPGQVLLTDLNVSNESVTPGENSPIKEQIGMAKEINLHYGLNFSVSYVALNYTAPKQNQFAYKLVGFDKDWNYVHHGRTANYTNLDPGTYIFQVKASSDGKHWVLPPTEVRIIVSPPFWRTGYAYGFYFLTTLAFLLWLRRRGIRKIRREFEIQQEKIQVKQLMEQERREADQLHELDLLKIKFLTDLSHEFRTPISLILAPVEKLLERKLANEAQEDVKMINRNARRLLNMVNQLLDFRKMEEEELHLHLQTGDVIYFIKDTADAFKDVAARKEIDFSVESKCKAWATKFDHNKLERIIFNTLSNAFKFTPKGGQITMFLEISEVIEGEPHLIMRIMDRGIGIPSEDLTRIFDRFYQHQTQAVLNQGTGIGLAITKEFVNLHGGHIHAENNLSGGACIVIDLPVFPELDESGISETDGKESTASDSCISNTSESVPCNPKRSEGIRLIEKKITILLVEDNEEFRTYLADHLKQYYNIIQAGDGKEGWQKTLGNHPQLVVSDINMPLMSGIELSKKIKEDKRTCHIPVILLTAMTGEEEQLTGLQSGASDYLTKPFNFQILNTKIGNLLDLNKSLKDTYSKQIQLVGQEVVTESGNLKLLNSIMKYIESKLSDSDLSVEELSKHVGMSRGSLYYKLIELTGLSPIEYIRCIKLEKAAALLENSELNIAQIAYMTGFGTPSYFSRMFKNKYGMVPSEYLNSKRNHAKPVVISAE, from the coding sequence GTGAGCTCAGCTCAGGGCATTATCAATTTCACATCCATCACTACCAAAGAGGGCATATCTTCTAATACGATCTATACGATGGTTAAGGATCGGTATGGTTTGATGTGGTTTGGCACAAGCAATGGTTTAAGCCGGTACGATGGTACTAATTTTACCATATACCGCCATGAGCCCAATAATCCTGCCTCTATGCCCGGCAATGAGGTGCTTTCGTTATATGAGGACCGGACTGGTAAAATATGGATAGGCACGGGAGCGGGTGGTTTGAGTTATTATGACCGGACCAAGGACAGGATCGTATCTTATCCAACCGATGGTTCCTGGCCGGAACAGGGTAGCGTTTCTCCCCGTGCAATCTTACAGGATGATCAAGGTAAATTATGGGTAGGGACTTATGGAAATCTCCGTCTGATTGACCTTAGCAACGGGCATACCACGCGTATGGTATTCCATGATACACCAAATAATATGGATTATTCGTTCGTCGTGTTGTCATTGTTCGAGGACAGCAGGCGTCAAATCTGGGTGGGTACTAATAAGGGGTTGTTTTTATATGATCGTCAAAAAGGCTATGTAAAAAAATACGGATGGAAGCCAAATGCACAAGTTAATTTATCAAACAGTACCTTTAAAGGTATAACCGAAGATCGGAAGGGGGATATTTGGCTGGCCACATTGGATGGGCTGGGCCAATTAAAGCCCGACGGTACCCTGAAAGTATACAGGCATCGCACCGATGGGGCAAACGCTATCAGTAGTAACGCTGTATTTGCTGTAAAATTAGATAAGGACGGGAAAGTTTGGATAGGTACCGAAGAAGGCCTGGACATACTGGACCCCTTAACCGGCTCGTTTCAGGTTTTACAGCCCGACCCGAGGAATCTTTTTAGCCTTAAAAGCAAATCTATCAGAAGTATATATATCGACAATACGGGCATTTACTGGGTCGGCACGTTCGGTCGTGGCATAGCCAAATATGATAAAAACCTGCCGCTCTTTAACCTTAAACAAAGTGATCCGTTCGATCCCTGGGGTTTAAGGTCTAACAGCGTGCTTTCCTTCACCGAGTCGGCGAACGGTCAGATCTATGTAGGAACGGACGGCGCAGGAATAGAAGTTTTTAACCGGGAAACAGGCTTATTTAAACCACTTATAATCAAAAGCAAGTTGGATAAGACGGGTTTGGGAATAGTGGTTTTTAGATTATATATTGATAAGAGCGGATTTTTATGGGCGGGGACCTACCGTAACGGACTTTTCCGGATCAATTTGAGTGATGGTAGTTACGAGCAGTTTACCGCCGGGAAAGGACAGCTAAACAATGATAATGTTAACAGCCTCGCCGAAGACGGACGGGGTAATTTATGGATCGGAACTATAGGAGGCGGAGTTAATATTTATAACTTCAAGCTTCGGACGTTTCAGCAATTTAACAGCAGCACGTTTCCCCCGGGGTTTAAACAACCTTTGCCTTTGAACGACTTCATCAGTTCGATCGCAAAGTCGCCGAAAGGGGATATGTGGATAGGTTCGGCAGGAACAGGGCTGGCAGTTTTTAACCCTGTAACCGGTAAGGTTATTCATTATACCAGAGCGCATAAAGAGCTTCCTTACGATGTTGTGGAGCATTTGTTTTTTAGTAAAGATGGGCTGCTTTGGCTTTCAACAGAAGGAGGACTTTCGTTTTTAGATGAGCAAACCCACAAAATAACTACCTATAGCGAAAAAGATGGATTGGGAAACGGAATGGTTAAAGGTATCCTGGAGGATAACTCCGGACTCATATGGGTAAGTACCGACCGGGGCATCAGCTCTTTTAACCGTAGCACCAAAACTTTCCGGAACTTTAACGCAGAAAACGGGGTTCAGCAAAGCTCTTTTACTACCGCAGCAACAATGAAATCGGCCAATGGCGACTTGTTTTTTGGTGGTTTAGAGGGGTTTAATTTTTTTAACCCAGCTACCTTGCCTGATACACGCAGCCCCGGACAGGTTTTGCTGACAGACCTTAATGTGAGTAATGAATCTGTTACGCCGGGTGAAAATTCGCCAATAAAGGAGCAGATTGGGATGGCTAAAGAGATTAACCTTCATTATGGTTTAAATTTCTCCGTATCCTACGTGGCCCTCAACTATACCGCACCCAAACAAAATCAGTTTGCCTACAAACTTGTTGGTTTTGATAAGGACTGGAACTATGTACACCATGGGCGGACTGCTAATTACACTAACCTGGATCCCGGAACTTATATATTTCAGGTTAAGGCGAGTAGTGACGGCAAGCATTGGGTATTGCCTCCTACAGAGGTCAGGATTATCGTATCCCCGCCATTCTGGAGAACAGGATACGCTTATGGTTTTTATTTTTTAACTACTTTGGCGTTTTTACTATGGCTGAGGCGAAGAGGAATTCGGAAAATCCGCCGGGAATTTGAAATACAGCAGGAAAAAATACAGGTTAAACAGCTAATGGAACAGGAGCGCCGTGAGGCCGACCAGCTTCATGAACTTGACCTTCTAAAGATCAAATTTCTGACAGATCTTAGCCATGAATTCCGTACGCCGATATCATTAATTTTGGCGCCGGTAGAAAAGCTCCTGGAGAGAAAACTAGCGAACGAAGCCCAGGAGGATGTTAAAATGATTAACCGGAATGCCCGAAGGTTGCTGAATATGGTTAATCAGTTGCTCGACTTCCGAAAGATGGAGGAAGAAGAACTCCATCTACACCTGCAAACGGGAGATGTTATATATTTTATTAAAGATACCGCCGACGCCTTTAAGGATGTTGCGGCCAGAAAGGAAATTGATTTTTCGGTAGAAAGCAAATGTAAGGCATGGGCTACCAAATTTGATCATAATAAGCTTGAGCGCATTATTTTCAATACATTGTCTAATGCCTTTAAATTTACACCTAAGGGAGGGCAGATTACCATGTTTTTGGAGATTAGCGAGGTTATTGAAGGCGAACCGCATCTGATTATGAGGATCATGGATAGGGGCATCGGTATTCCATCGGAAGATCTCACCCGTATATTCGACCGGTTTTATCAGCATCAAACGCAGGCTGTACTCAACCAGGGAACGGGGATTGGGCTGGCGATAACGAAAGAGTTTGTGAATCTTCACGGTGGGCATATTCATGCTGAGAATAATCTGTCGGGCGGAGCGTGTATTGTAATTGACCTGCCCGTTTTCCCTGAGCTTGACGAAAGCGGCATTTCTGAAACGGATGGTAAGGAATCAACTGCTTCCGATTCTTGTATTTCAAACACCTCGGAATCAGTACCTTGTAACCCGAAGAGAAGCGAAGGCATAAGACTGATTGAAAAAAAAATCACGATATTGCTTGTTGAAGACAATGAAGAGTTCCGCACATACCTGGCAGATCACCTCAAACAATATTACAACATCATTCAGGCAGGTGACGGTAAGGAAGGTTGGCAGAAAACCCTCGGCAACCATCCTCAGCTTGTGGTTAGTGATATCAATATGCCACTGATGTCGGGCATCGAACTTAGTAAAAAAATAAAGGAAGATAAAAGGACCTGCCATATACCGGTGATATTGCTTACGGCGATGACAGGCGAAGAAGAACAACTTACCGGATTGCAATCCGGCGCGAGCGACTACCTAACCAAGCCCTTCAACTTTCAGATATTGAACACCAAAATCGGTAATCTTCTTGATCTGAACAAAAGCCTGAAGGACACTTATTCTAAACAGATCCAATTGGTAGGGCAGGAAGTAGTTACTGAATCGGGTAACCTGAAACTTTTAAATTCGATTATGAAATACATCGAGTCCAAGTTAAGTGATTCTGATCTGTCGGTTGAAGAACTCAGTAAACATGTAGGAATGAGCAGAGGTTCTCTTTATTATAAACTTATCGAACTGACGGGCTTATCTCCGATCGAGTATATCAGGTGTATTAAACTGGAGAAAGCAGCCGCCCTGTTGGAAAACAGCGAATTGAATATTGCCCAGATTGCTTACATGACAGGGTTTGGCACACCGAGTTATTTTTCGAGGATGTTTAAAAATAAATATGGTATGGTGCCCTCAGAATACCTTAATTCAAAACGCAATCACGCAAAACCGGTTGTAATTTCCGCTGAGTAA
- a CDS encoding fasciclin domain-containing protein: MFNRYITAVLLAIAVVFAISSCKSRFDEYYQDSSNTKGGYLFTKLQSNPKFSIFTAGLQRASIDPFISKGGLYTVFAPTDSAFNVYFKAKGYTSVNDVPIDTLFSILSYHIVNNMWYYYDFKVRYTTSQQSLFLTRSKKFVNVDISANDTLKVNGVPIIKSLRDIGAENGVIHGIGQVLIPSPNLEQKFLTDPQLNTSTFYRLMKVCSARTYDQFNSFDKNHDGLIDSAFYTSYPFLNTVYTALEYKVNSLATDQGGDPVFTTVLMPSNAVLDPLIAPALAKISNTVTDKIAALSPVYAKGVLESYFIGNQSVSSAVLIKRPTVLASVNGSTVPALTAASFVRPDIQTSNGVIHIINTTFPISDFQKSAFGQATSDPDLTTYWLAIQKAGLLGTYGVSSRAGTYFAPTNAAFAAAGFNLTAMTLNGAPLTTTTLANLLKVHVVNSNQAATTFPNAVFSTDLSGTEQLTFDSTGTIITSPTGNTATVIFPVLSVGPSNVGYVYKINQLLIPQ; the protein is encoded by the coding sequence ATGTTCAACCGATACATTACAGCCGTTTTGCTGGCTATTGCTGTTGTTTTTGCCATCAGCAGTTGTAAAAGCCGTTTCGACGAGTATTATCAAGACAGTTCGAATACAAAGGGAGGATATCTTTTTACTAAATTACAGAGTAATCCCAAATTTTCAATTTTTACGGCTGGTCTGCAAAGGGCCAGTATCGACCCTTTTATATCAAAAGGCGGCTTGTATACAGTGTTTGCGCCTACCGACAGTGCATTCAATGTTTATTTTAAGGCAAAGGGCTACACTTCCGTTAACGATGTGCCGATAGATACTTTGTTTTCTATCCTCAGTTATCACATTGTAAATAACATGTGGTATTATTACGATTTTAAAGTAAGATATACAACATCGCAGCAGTCGTTGTTTCTCACCAGGAGTAAAAAATTCGTAAATGTGGACATTAGTGCCAATGACACGCTGAAGGTAAACGGTGTACCGATCATCAAGAGCCTCAGAGACATCGGTGCAGAGAACGGCGTTATCCACGGGATAGGGCAGGTGCTGATACCCAGCCCTAACCTTGAACAAAAGTTTCTTACAGATCCGCAACTAAATACCAGTACATTTTACCGGCTGATGAAAGTGTGTTCAGCAAGAACATACGATCAGTTCAATAGTTTTGATAAGAATCATGATGGGCTGATCGATTCCGCATTTTACACGTCTTATCCATTTTTAAACACGGTATATACCGCGCTTGAATATAAGGTTAATAGCCTGGCGACCGACCAGGGTGGTGATCCTGTTTTTACCACTGTACTAATGCCGTCAAATGCCGTACTCGATCCGCTGATTGCCCCGGCATTAGCTAAAATAAGTAATACAGTAACCGATAAGATAGCCGCCCTCTCGCCTGTTTATGCAAAAGGAGTTCTTGAATCTTATTTTATCGGCAATCAAAGTGTTTCTTCGGCGGTTTTGATCAAGCGACCAACTGTATTGGCATCGGTTAATGGTTCTACTGTACCCGCTTTAACTGCTGCATCGTTTGTTCGTCCTGATATCCAGACCAGTAATGGCGTGATCCATATTATCAACACCACTTTCCCGATATCTGATTTTCAAAAAAGTGCCTTTGGGCAGGCAACAAGTGACCCAGACCTCACCACGTATTGGCTGGCAATTCAGAAAGCCGGGCTTTTAGGTACTTACGGCGTTAGCTCCAGAGCTGGTACTTACTTTGCCCCCACAAATGCGGCATTTGCTGCAGCAGGGTTTAACCTTACGGCTATGACGTTAAATGGCGCGCCGCTCACAACTACTACCCTGGCCAATTTGCTCAAAGTTCATGTGGTTAACTCAAATCAGGCAGCAACAACGTTTCCCAATGCTGTGTTCAGTACGGACCTTAGCGGCACAGAGCAGCTTACTTTTGACAGTACGGGTACCATCATAACCAGCCCAACAGGTAATACGGCTACTGTTATTTTTCCTGTACTCAGCGTTGGGCCAAGCAATGTTGGCTATGTGTATAAGATAAACCAGCTATTAATACCTCAGTAA